From a single Vitis vinifera cultivar Pinot Noir 40024 chromosome 18, ASM3070453v1 genomic region:
- the LOC100257558 gene encoding probable strigolactone esterase DAD2, with protein sequence MGNTLLEALNVRVVGNGERVLVLAHGFGTDQSAWQRILPYFLPHFRIILYDLVCAGSVNPDYFDFRRYTTLDAFVDDLLNILDALGVDRCAYVGHSVSAMIGILASIRRPELFTKLVLIGASPRFLNDHDYHGGFEEGEIEKVFSAMEANYDAWVHGFAPLSVGADVPAAVREFSRTLFNMRPDITLFVSRTIFNSDLRGVLGLVKVPCCIIQTAKDVSVPTSVALYLKNHLGGRNTVEMLNVEGHLPHLSAPMLLAPVLRRALSR encoded by the exons ATGGGTAACACCCTCTTGGAAGCTCTGAATGTCCGAGTAGTTGGGAACGGCGAGCGGGTGCTTGTTCTCGCCCATGGCTTCGGCACCGATCAATCCGCGTGGCAACGCATTCTCCCTTATTTCTTGCCCCATTTCCGTATCATTCTCTATGACCTTGTCTGTGCCGGCAGCGTCAATCCTGACTATTTTGACTTCAGGCGCTACACCACTCTTGATGCCTTCGTCGACGACCTTCTCAACATCCTTGATGCTCTCGGCGTTGATCGTTGCGCTTATGTCGGCCACTCCGTCTCCGCCATGATTGGGATTCTGGCTTCCATTCGCCGCCCGGAGCTCTTCACTAAACTCGTACTCATCGGTGCTTCTCCCAG ATTCCTAAACGACCACGACTACCACGGGGGATTCGAGGAAGGTGAAATCGAGAAAGTATTCTCGGCAATGGAGGCCAACTACGACGCCTGGGTCCACGGCTTCGCGCCACTATCTGTGGGCGCCGACGTTCCAGCCGCCGTCCGCGAATTCAGCCGGACTTTGTTCAACATGAGGCCCGATATAACGCTGTTCGTATCGCGAACCATCTTTAACAGCGACTTGAGGGGCGTACTGGGCTTGGTCAAGGTGCCCTGCTGCATAATTCAAACCGCCAAGGACGTATCGGTGCCGACTTCGGTGGCGCTTTACCTCAAAAACCATCTTGGAGGGCGGAACACGGTGGAGATGTTGAACGTGGAGGGCCACCTCCCCCATCTGAGCGCGCCGATGTTACTGGCTCCGGTCCTCCGTCGTGCCCTCTCACGGTGA